The DNA sequence GTTAGCAGACAGCTTGTCTGATTATCCCCATATCTTCGATGAGCTATTCAGAGCCATGGTTGCTGCTGGTGAGAAATCAGGGCACTTGGATGCGGTATTGGAGCGCTTAGCGGACTACGCCGAAAATCGTCAAAAGATGCGCTCTAAGTTGCTGCAAGCGATGATCTACCCAATCGTGCTGGTGGTGTTTGCAGTGACGATTGTGTCGTTCCTACTGGCAACGGTAGTGCCTAAGATCGTAGAGCCTATTATCCAAATGGGACAAGAGCTTCCTCAGTCGACACAATTTTTATTAGCATCGAGTGAATTTATCCAAAATTGGGGCATCCAATTACTGGTGTTGACCATTGGTGTGATTGTGTTGGTTAAGACTGCGCTGAAAAAGCCGGGCGTTCGCATGAGCTGGGATCGCAAATTATTGAGCATCCCGTTGATCGGCAAGATAGCGAAAGGGATCAACACCTCTCGCTTTGCACGAACACTTTCTATCTGTACCTCTAGTGCGATTCCTATCCTTGAAGGGATGAAGGTCGCGGTAGATGTGATGTCGAATCATCACGTGAAACAGCAAGTACTGCAGGCATCAGACAGCGTTAGAGAAGGGGCAAGCCTGCGTAAAGCGCTTGATCAAACCAAACTCTTTCCCCCGATGATGCTGCATATGATCGCCAGTGGTGAGCAGAGTGGCCAGTTGGAGCAGATGCTGACAAGAGCGGCTGATAACCAAGACCAAAGTTTTGAGTCGACCGTAAACATCGCCTTAGGCATTTTTACCCCAGCCCTTATCGCTTTGATGGCAGGCTTAGTGCTGTTCATTGTGATGGCGACGCTGATGCCGATGCTTGAAATGAATAATTTGATGAGCGGTTAATCAGTCGCTCATAGGACGTTAGTTTTTGGATTATCGAGACGAAGGACATCATTACCTTCAACTCGCTGTCTGTAATTTGGAGAAAATAATGAAAAATAAAATGAAGAAACAGTCAGGCTTTACCCTATTAGAAGTCATGGTTGTTGTCGTTATCCTTGGTGTTTTAGCAAGTTTTGTTGTGCCTAACCTGTTGGGCAACAAAGAGAAGGCGGATCAACAAAAAGCCATCACTGATATCGTGGCGCTAGAGAACGCGCTCGACATGTACAAACTGGATAACAGCGTTTATCCGACAACGGATCAAGGCCTTGATGGATTAGTTTCTAAGCCAAGCAGCCCAGAGCCTCGTAACTACCGTGACGGCGGTTACATCAAGCGTCTGCCTAACGACCCATGGGGTAACGAGTACCAATACCTAAGTCCTGGCGATAACGGCACAATTGATATCTTCACTCTTGGCGCTGATGGTCAAGAAGGTGGTGAAGGTATTGCTGCGGATATCGGCAACTGGAACATGCAGGACTTCCAATAAGCTTCGGCTTGTTGTCGGTTGATACGTTCCTGTTGTTTGATTCGTTATTGTCGCTTGATACGTTATTGATGGTAGTACGCAAAAAATGGAGTCTATAAGGTGAAAACTAAGCAAACACAGCCAGGTTTCACCTTGATTGAGATTCTTTTGGTGTTGGTATTACTGTCAGTATCGGCGGTCGCGGTGATCTCGACCATCCCTACCAATAGCAAAGATGTTGCTAAAAAATACGCTCAAAGCTTTTATCAGCGAATTCAGCTACTCAATGAAGAGGCTATTTTGAGTGGCTTAGATTTTGGTGTTCGTGTTGATGAAAAAAAATCGACTTACGTTCTGATGACTTTGAAGTCTGATGGCTGGCAAGAAACTGAGTTCGAAAAGATCCCTTCTTCAACTGAATTACCGGAAGAACTGGCACTGTCGCTGACATTAGGTGGTGGCGCGTGGGAAGACGATGATCGTCTTTTTAATCCGGGAAGCTTATTTGATGAAGACATGTTTGCGGATCTGGAAGAGGAAAAGAAGCCCAAGCCACCACAGGTCTACATCTTGTCGAGTGCTGAAATGACGCCATTTGTATTGTCGTTTTACCCTAACACGGGTGACACAATACAAGATGGTTGGCGCATTCGAGTGTTGGATAATGGTGAGATTCGATTACTTGAGCCGGGAGAAGAAGATGAAGAAGAATAACCGTTCTCCTTATCGTTCTCGCTGTATGCTTCTTGGTTCTCGAGGAATGACTCTGCTTGAAGTATTAGTTGCGCTGGCTATTTTTGCGACGGCGGCGATCAGTGTGATTCGTGCTGTTACTCAGCACATCAATACACTCAGTTATCTCGAAGAAAAGACCTTCGCGGCGATGGTCGTTGATAATCAGATGGCCTTAGTCATGCTGCATCCTGATAAGCTAAAAAAAGCGCAGGGCACGCAAGAGTTGGCAGGAAGAGAGTGGTTCTGGAAGGTAACTCCAATCGATACCAGCGGAGACTCGTTAAAGGCATTTGATGTGAGCGCGGCAACCAGTAAAAAATCTTCTCCAGTAGTGACGGTGCGCAGCTATGTTGTTAAATAAGAGCATGTCGGCAAATAAGCGTACGCCGCGTAAACAAGGTCTATCTTCCAAAGGGAGAGGCTTTACCTTAATTGAAGTCTTGGTCTCGATCGCTATCTTTGCCACGTTAAGTATGGCGGCTTATCAGGTGGTTAATCAGGTGCAGCGAAGTAACGAGATCTCGATTGAGCGCAGTGCTCGTTTGAACCAACTGCAACGCAGTTTAGTCATTTTAGATAATGATTTTCGCCAGATGGCGGTGCGACAATTTCGTACCAATGGTGAAGAAGCATCATCTAAGCTGATCTTAATGAAAGAGTATTTACTGGATTCCGACAGTGTTGGCATCATGTTTACTCGCCTAGGTTGGCACAACCCGCAGCAGCAGTTTCCTCGCGGAGAAGTAACGAAAGTTGGCTACCGCATCAAAGAAGAAACACTTGAGCGTGTATGGTGGCGTTACCCCGATACGCCTGCAGGCCAAGAAGGTGTGATTACCCCTCTGCTTGATGATGTTGAAAGCTTTGAAATCGAGTTTTATGACGGAAGCCGCTGGGGGAAAGAGTGGCAAACCGATAAGTCCCTGCCGAAAGCGGTAAGGCTCAAGCTAACCTTGAAAGATTATGGTGAGATAGAGCGTGTTTATCTCACTCCAGGTGGCACCCTAGATCAGGCCGATGGTTCTTCAAGTAATGACTCTTCAGGTAGTAGTGAGGGGAATAATGACTCGTCGAACTAACAAGCGTATAGCAACAAGGTCAGCCTTGGGACGCAAACAGCGTGGTGTCGCGCTGATCATTATTTTGATGCTATTGGCGATCATGGCCACCATTGCTGGCAGCATGTCTGAACGTTTATTTACCCAATTTAAGCGTGTTGGTAATCAATTGAATTACCAACAGGCCTACTGGTATAGCATTGGTGTGGAAGCGCTTGTGCAAGACGGTATTAGGCAAAGTTACAAAGACAGTGATACCGTGAACCTAAGCCAACCATGGGCGTTAGAAGAGCAGGTATACCCATTGGATTATGGCCAAGTTAAGGGCCGCATTGTTGATGCTCAGGCATGTTTTAATCTTAATGCCTTAGCCGGAGTGGCGACCACTTCAAGTAACCAGGTTCCTTATTTAATCACGGTTTGGCAAACCTTATTGGAAAACCAAGACGTTGAGCCTTATCAGGCTGAGGTTATCGCAAATTCAACGTGGGAATTTGTTGATGCGGATACACGAACCACCTCTTCGTCTGGCGTAGAAGACAGCACCTATGAAGCGATGAAGCCCTCTTATTTAGCGGCGAATGGCTTAATGGCCGATGAATCGGAGCTACGAGCGGTTTATCAGGTCACTGGTGAAGTGATGAATAAGGTTCGCCCATTTGTTTGTGCTCTGCCAACCGATGATTTCCGTTTGAACGTGAATACACTCACGGAAAAGCAAGCGCCTTTATTGGAAGCGATGTTTGCGCCAGGCTTAAGTGAATCGGATGCCAAACAGCTGATAGATAAACGCCCATTTGATGGTTGGGATACGGTAGATGCATTTATGGCTGAACCTGCCATTGTTGGTGTAAGTGCCGAAGTTAGCAAAAAAGCGAAAGCATATTTAACTGTAGATAGCGCCTATTTTGAGCTAGATGCAGAGGTATTAGTTGAGCAGTCACGTGTACGTATACGGACGCTTTTCTATAGTAGTAATCGAGAAACAGTGACGGTAGTACGCCGTCGTTTTGGAGGAATCAGTGAGCGAGTTTCTGACCGTTCGACTGAGTAGCGAACCACAAAGCCCTGTGCAGTGGTTAGTTTGGTCGACAAGCCAACAAGAAGTGATAGCAAGCGGTGAACTGTCTAGCTGGGAACAGCTTGACGAGTTAACGCCTTACGCTGAAAAGCGCAGCTGTATCGCTTTATTGCCGGGAAGTGAATGCTTAATTAAGCGTGTTGAGATCCCGAAAGGTGCTGCTCGCCAGTTTGATTCTATGCTGCCGTTCTTATTAGAAGACGAAGTCGCACAAGATATCGAAGACTTACACCTGACCATTTTGGATAAAGATGCCACTCACGCTACCGTGTGTGGTGTGGATCGTGAATGGTTAAAACAAGCTTTAAACCTGTTTCGCGAAGCCAATATAATCTTCCGTAAGGTGCTACCAGATACACTCGCCGTGCCTTTTGAAGAACAAGGCATCAGTGCATTACAGATCGACCAACATTGGTTATTGCGCCAAGGTCACTCTCAACGTCAAGGTAACTATCAAGCCGTATCAATCAGCGAAGCATGGCTACCGATGTTCTTGCAAAGTGATTGGATTGGCGCCAATGAGGAAGAGCAAGCGACGACTATCTTCAGCTATACCGCGATGCCGAGCGACGACGTTCAACAGCAAAGCGGTCTCGAGTGGCAAGCAAAGCCTGCTGAATTGGTGATGTCTTTATTGAGTCAGCAAGCGATCACAAGCGGCGTAAATTTACTGACTGGCACCTTTAAAACCAAATCTTCATTCAGTAAATATTGGCGTGTTTGGCAGAAAGTGGCGATTGCTGCTTGTTTGCTGGTGGCCGTGATTGTGACTCAACAAGTGTTGAAGGTTCAGCAGTATGAAGCGCAAGCCGAAGCTTACAGAGCCGAAAGTGAACGTATTTTTAGAGCGGTGCTACCTGGCAAACAACGCATTCCGACAATAAGCTACCTTAAGCGTCAGATGAATGATGAAGCTAAGAAATACGGTGGCTCAGGCGAGGGGGACTCCTTACTCGGTTGGCTAGCATTGTTGCCTGAAACCTTAGGACAAGTGAAGTCGATCGAAGTTGAAAGCATTCGTTATGATGGTAACCGTTCTGAGGTTCGACTTCAGGCGAAAAGCTCTGACTTCCAACACTTTGAGACCGCAAGGGTGAAACTCGAAGAGAAGTTTGTCGTTGAGCAAGGGCCATTGAACCGTAATGGCGATGCCGTATTTGGCAGCTTTACTCTTAAACCCCATCAATAACCTGCGTAAGGAGATCAGTGATGAGAAATATGATTGAACCACTCCAAGCGTGGTGGACTTCAATAAGTCAAAGAGAGCAGCGATTAGTTGTTGGTTGCTCAGTTTTATTGGTGTTGGGTGTCGTTTATTGGGGGTTATTACAGCCACTCAGTCAGCGAGCTGAACTGGCACAAAGTCGTATTCAAAGTGAGAAGCAGCTTCTGGCTTGGGTAACGGACAAAGCGAATCAAGTGGTTGAGCTACGAGGCAGTGGTGGCATCAGTGCCAGCCAGCCTTTAAACCAATCTGTGCCTGCTTCTATGCGCCGTTTTAATATCGAGCTGATACGCGTGCAACCACGTGGTGAGATGCTGCAAGTATGGATTAAGCCTGTGCCATTTAATAAGTTCGTTGACTGGCTGACATACCTGAAAGAAAAGCAGGGTGTTGAGGTTGAGTTTATGGATATTGATCGCTCTGATAGCCCTGGGGTTATTGAGATCAACCGACTACAGTTTAAACGAGGTTAATGTGAAACGCGGTTTATCTTTCAAATATGGCCTGTTATTCAGCGTCATTTTTATCGTTTTTTTCTCGGTAAGCTTGTTGCTGCATTTGCCTGCCGCTTTTGCTCTCAAGCATGCGCCCGTTGTGCGTGGTTTAAGCATCGAAGGCGTTGAGGGCACCGTTTGGCAAGGTCGCGCTAACAATATTGCGTGGCAGCGTGTCAATTACGGCTCAGTGCAGTGGGACTTCCAGTTCTCTAAACTATTCCAAGCCAAAGCCGAGCTTGCGGTTCGCTTTGGTCGTAACAGCGATATGAACTTATCCGGTAAAGGTCGTGTTGGATATAGCATGAGCGGTGCTTACGCGGAAAATTTAGTCGCATCCATGCCAGCAAGAAACGTGATGAAATATGCACCGGCTATCCCAGTACCTGTTTCTATTGCAGGACAAGTTGAACTGACGATCAAACATGCGGTTCATGTTCAGCCTTGGTGCCAATCGGGCGAAGGTACGCTTGCTTGGTCTGGTGCAGCAGTCGACTCTCCTGTGGGCTCGTTAGACCTTGGTCCTGTGATTGCGGACATAACCTGTGAAGACAACACAATTGCAGCCAAAGGCATTCAGAAGAGCGAGCAAGTGGACAGTGAGTTCTCGGCGAGCGTAACGCCAAATCAACGCTACACATCAGCGGCGTGGTTTAAACCGGGTGCTGAGTTCCCTCCCGCGATGCAGAGCCAGCTTAAGTGGTTGGGCAATCCTGATAGCCAGGGTAAATACCAATTTACTTATCAAGGCCGCTTTTAGCCCGGTATCTACTTCTGAGCTAGTATCTGTTGGTTAGTACATTTGGCGATCAAATCGCAAGATATAAAAATGGGCACCTCACTGAGGTGCCCATTTTGTTTGTTCTGAGAATCTAGAGGATATCTGACGGTTAAAGAGAGCAAACTCGCCTAATCTTTACTCTGAAGTATCTCTGACCAAGGTAAGTCTGCATCACCAAGAACAATGAAATTCGGGTTTTCTAGTGTCTCACGTTCGTTATAAGAAAGCGGCTCGAGTTGAGTGCTTAGGATTCGTCCTCCCGCTTCTTCAACAATACATTGCGTTGCTGCGGTATCCCACTCTCCGGTTGGTCCAATACGTAGATAACAGTCCACAGCACCTTCTGCGACTAAACATGCTTTAAGCGCTGCTGAACCTAGAGGAACCAAGTCGTAGTTCCAATCAGAGCTCATACGGTTAGTGATGCGATTGATGTCTTGGCGACGGCTGATTGCCATCGCGATCGACTGGTTTGGTAGCTCGTGACGATGCGTTTTGATTTTTACACTGTCATTGAGGTCTGGGATCTTCCAAGCGCCTTTGCCACTGTAAGCGTAATAGCTCACACCTGAAACAGGCGCGTACACGACGCCCATTACCGGCTTGTTATGCTCAATTAAGGCGATGATTGTTGCAAAGTCGCCACTTCTTGCGATGAACTCTTGCGTGCCATCGAGTGGGTCAACCAACCAGTAGCGATCCCATTGAGAGCGTTGCTCTAGGCTGATGTCGGCGTCTTCTTCGGATAATACGGGAATATCAGGCGTCAATTCACTGAGTTTTTTTAATATCAGCTTATGTGCTGCAAGATCGGCACTGGTTACTGGAGTGTCATCACTCTTAGTGAACTCTTCGTAATCCTTTTTCTCGTAAATCTCTAAGATGAGTTGGCCTGCAGAGCGAGCAATCTCAATGATAGAGGGTAGGAGGTGAGACAAATCTTTTGTTATTGGCATAAATATTCTCTTACTCTTCGAGCGAGCCTGAATGTTCTAATTATTGTTTAATACACGAAGGGCTAATAGTAGGGCTGTAATACTGCGAGCCTCACAGAAGTCGAGATGCGTTAACAGTTCTTCGGCTTGAGCAAGTGGCCAGCGCACAATGTCTAGTGGCTCTGGCTCATCACCTTCTAGTTTTTCTGGGTAGAGTTCTTCTGCGATAAACAGCGTCATTTTGCTAGAGAAATAAGAGGGTGCAAGGATTACTTCTTTTAGAGGAGTAAGCTTGTTGGCACCAAAGCCAATTTCTTCTTTTAGTTCACGAACGGCGGCTTGATTGGGCTGCTCACCTGGATCAATTAGCCCTTTTGGGAAGCCGAGTTCATAGCGCTCTGTGCCTGCTGCGTATTCACGCACTAACAGAATATCGCCTTGTTCAGTAATCGGAACCATCATTACTGCGTTGCGACCGCTGGGCTTCATGCGTTCGTAAGTGCGCTCTTCACCGTTTGAAAAGCGTAAATCGAGAGACTCGATAGAGAATAGTTTTGATTGAGCGACAGTTTGTTGAGCCAAAATTTCTGGCTTGGTCCTTTTTGTCATTGCGCTCGCTCCTTAGCTCATTGGAATTCTTTCTTATAAAGTCATTCTAATATAGGGGAAATAGAGTTGAGTTCCTAGATCCGAGTTTTCATATCCTGGAATTATTGGATCAGGAACCGATTGCGATCACTTGAATACCTTACTGCAAATGGTAACGCGCCCGTCATTATTGGCATTGAACGAGAAATAGACGGTTCGGAAGTGCTCTGCTGTTTTAAACATAAAAAAAGGTTGATGCTTGCGCATCAACCTTTTGATTGAATCTTTAACTTTCTACTGGCTAAGACTGCATGAGTGCTTAGTCGTAGGAGCTCTTAGTTGTAAAGTGCTTAGTAGTAAGAGTGCTCACCGCGATCGTGCTCAGTTGCATCACGAACGGCCGTCAATTCACCTTCGAATTGTTGAAGAAGTTCTTTCTCGATGCCTTCTTTAAGCGTTACGTCAACCATAGAACAACCGTTACAACCGCCGCCGAATGCAACGATAGCTGCGCCTTCTTCAGTGATCTCTACTAGGCTAACGTGACCGCCGTGGCCAGCAAGCTGTGGGTTCACTTGTGTTTGGATTGCATACTCAACACGCTCTATAAGAGTTGCGTCGTCTGATACTTTACGCA is a window from the Vibrio splendidus genome containing:
- the gspF gene encoding type II secretion system inner membrane protein GspF, producing the protein MAAFEYKALDAKGKSKKGSIEADNARQARQRIKELGLMPVEMTEAKAKTTKGAQPSTSFKRGISTPDLALITRQISTLVQSGMPLEECLKAVAEQSEKPRIRTMLLAVRSKVTEGYSLADSLSDYPHIFDELFRAMVAAGEKSGHLDAVLERLADYAENRQKMRSKLLQAMIYPIVLVVFAVTIVSFLLATVVPKIVEPIIQMGQELPQSTQFLLASSEFIQNWGIQLLVLTIGVIVLVKTALKKPGVRMSWDRKLLSIPLIGKIAKGINTSRFARTLSICTSSAIPILEGMKVAVDVMSNHHVKQQVLQASDSVREGASLRKALDQTKLFPPMMLHMIASGEQSGQLEQMLTRAADNQDQSFESTVNIALGIFTPALIALMAGLVLFIVMATLMPMLEMNNLMSG
- the gspG gene encoding type II secretion system major pseudopilin GspG, producing MKNKMKKQSGFTLLEVMVVVVILGVLASFVVPNLLGNKEKADQQKAITDIVALENALDMYKLDNSVYPTTDQGLDGLVSKPSSPEPRNYRDGGYIKRLPNDPWGNEYQYLSPGDNGTIDIFTLGADGQEGGEGIAADIGNWNMQDFQ
- the gspH gene encoding type II secretion system minor pseudopilin GspH; this encodes MKTKQTQPGFTLIEILLVLVLLSVSAVAVISTIPTNSKDVAKKYAQSFYQRIQLLNEEAILSGLDFGVRVDEKKSTYVLMTLKSDGWQETEFEKIPSSTELPEELALSLTLGGGAWEDDDRLFNPGSLFDEDMFADLEEEKKPKPPQVYILSSAEMTPFVLSFYPNTGDTIQDGWRIRVLDNGEIRLLEPGEEDEEE
- the gspI gene encoding type II secretion system minor pseudopilin GspI, whose amino-acid sequence is MKKNNRSPYRSRCMLLGSRGMTLLEVLVALAIFATAAISVIRAVTQHINTLSYLEEKTFAAMVVDNQMALVMLHPDKLKKAQGTQELAGREWFWKVTPIDTSGDSLKAFDVSAATSKKSSPVVTVRSYVVK
- the gspJ gene encoding type II secretion system minor pseudopilin GspJ, translated to MLLNKSMSANKRTPRKQGLSSKGRGFTLIEVLVSIAIFATLSMAAYQVVNQVQRSNEISIERSARLNQLQRSLVILDNDFRQMAVRQFRTNGEEASSKLILMKEYLLDSDSVGIMFTRLGWHNPQQQFPRGEVTKVGYRIKEETLERVWWRYPDTPAGQEGVITPLLDDVESFEIEFYDGSRWGKEWQTDKSLPKAVRLKLTLKDYGEIERVYLTPGGTLDQADGSSSNDSSGSSEGNNDSSN
- the gspK gene encoding type II secretion system minor pseudopilin GspK — translated: MTRRTNKRIATRSALGRKQRGVALIIILMLLAIMATIAGSMSERLFTQFKRVGNQLNYQQAYWYSIGVEALVQDGIRQSYKDSDTVNLSQPWALEEQVYPLDYGQVKGRIVDAQACFNLNALAGVATTSSNQVPYLITVWQTLLENQDVEPYQAEVIANSTWEFVDADTRTTSSSGVEDSTYEAMKPSYLAANGLMADESELRAVYQVTGEVMNKVRPFVCALPTDDFRLNVNTLTEKQAPLLEAMFAPGLSESDAKQLIDKRPFDGWDTVDAFMAEPAIVGVSAEVSKKAKAYLTVDSAYFELDAEVLVEQSRVRIRTLFYSSNRETVTVVRRRFGGISERVSDRSTE
- the gspL gene encoding type II secretion system protein GspL, producing the protein MSEFLTVRLSSEPQSPVQWLVWSTSQQEVIASGELSSWEQLDELTPYAEKRSCIALLPGSECLIKRVEIPKGAARQFDSMLPFLLEDEVAQDIEDLHLTILDKDATHATVCGVDREWLKQALNLFREANIIFRKVLPDTLAVPFEEQGISALQIDQHWLLRQGHSQRQGNYQAVSISEAWLPMFLQSDWIGANEEEQATTIFSYTAMPSDDVQQQSGLEWQAKPAELVMSLLSQQAITSGVNLLTGTFKTKSSFSKYWRVWQKVAIAACLLVAVIVTQQVLKVQQYEAQAEAYRAESERIFRAVLPGKQRIPTISYLKRQMNDEAKKYGGSGEGDSLLGWLALLPETLGQVKSIEVESIRYDGNRSEVRLQAKSSDFQHFETARVKLEEKFVVEQGPLNRNGDAVFGSFTLKPHQ
- a CDS encoding type II secretion system protein M, with translation MRNMIEPLQAWWTSISQREQRLVVGCSVLLVLGVVYWGLLQPLSQRAELAQSRIQSEKQLLAWVTDKANQVVELRGSGGISASQPLNQSVPASMRRFNIELIRVQPRGEMLQVWIKPVPFNKFVDWLTYLKEKQGVEVEFMDIDRSDSPGVIEINRLQFKRG
- a CDS encoding type II secretion system protein N, producing MKRGLSFKYGLLFSVIFIVFFSVSLLLHLPAAFALKHAPVVRGLSIEGVEGTVWQGRANNIAWQRVNYGSVQWDFQFSKLFQAKAELAVRFGRNSDMNLSGKGRVGYSMSGAYAENLVASMPARNVMKYAPAIPVPVSIAGQVELTIKHAVHVQPWCQSGEGTLAWSGAAVDSPVGSLDLGPVIADITCEDNTIAAKGIQKSEQVDSEFSASVTPNQRYTSAAWFKPGAEFPPAMQSQLKWLGNPDSQGKYQFTYQGRF
- the cysQ gene encoding 3'(2'),5'-bisphosphate nucleotidase CysQ produces the protein MPITKDLSHLLPSIIEIARSAGQLILEIYEKKDYEEFTKSDDTPVTSADLAAHKLILKKLSELTPDIPVLSEEDADISLEQRSQWDRYWLVDPLDGTQEFIARSGDFATIIALIEHNKPVMGVVYAPVSGVSYYAYSGKGAWKIPDLNDSVKIKTHRHELPNQSIAMAISRRQDINRITNRMSSDWNYDLVPLGSAALKACLVAEGAVDCYLRIGPTGEWDTAATQCIVEEAGGRILSTQLEPLSYNERETLENPNFIVLGDADLPWSEILQSKD
- the nudE gene encoding ADP compounds hydrolase NudE; this translates as MTKRTKPEILAQQTVAQSKLFSIESLDLRFSNGEERTYERMKPSGRNAVMMVPITEQGDILLVREYAAGTERYELGFPKGLIDPGEQPNQAAVRELKEEIGFGANKLTPLKEVILAPSYFSSKMTLFIAEELYPEKLEGDEPEPLDIVRWPLAQAEELLTHLDFCEARSITALLLALRVLNNN